The nucleotide window GGGGTGTTGGTAGCCCTCAGAACTAATCACGAAGTTGCACGAGTAGTGTTAAGACAAAGTCTGTCAGAAGTTGgacattaaattttgattagattAAAAATTGCCTATAAGGTGACTATACCTAGACCAATTTGagtattcaacaaaaaaaaaatgtttagtttattggatttaaataatatttttaattacctGTAAATGCACTTAGGTATAGAATCAGTAGTGAactcgatgatttttttttcctatcattatcaatattgatgttttcttttGGTATAAACACTATGTTTTCATGTAAagtcattttttaaaactatcgttggaataaaataaattttttattttatctatgtcGTAGTAGCTAACATGAATATATTAAGTTTGAAGGTTTTGTGTTCCTAGAAATTTGACTAATTTACATACtaacaatattctaaaaattgtttttcatattataatgtGGATATTAACAACTAATTATTCTTacaaattaattgttttagTAACAATACATACAAGTTAAAGTTATATtgtgaaatttattgtttatatatgCTGAAGTATTAGTATAAACATTCTAGACAATGAAAAAGCTAGACATAGTCGCTTCATGGAATTATGAAGGAATATGGAAGAAATTgatcataaatatataaataaaattacaaccAACTCTCGGTTTTagagtttttttcttattattatctcAATATCATGTTGACAACatgatgaaccagcacaaactaCATCGAAAgcttaaaaacaacaaaaaaagctcatggTGTCAGTTTGTTGAGATTACGAAGATGTTGTGGTTTTTAAGCTGCTTACAAGTAACCAAACGAttaattctgatgtttactgtcaacaattattgaaattgaatgaaGCAAAACGGTCAGAATTGTCAagtcggaaaggtttagtgatAATGCAAagcctcacacatctttggcaactcgtgggaaactattgaaGCTTGGCTGTGGTTTTTAAGCTGCTTACAAgtaaccaaacgatcaattctgatgtttactgtcaacaattattgaaattgaatgaagcaatcaaagaaaaacagcCAAAATTGTCAAGTCGGAAAGGTTtgacatctttggcaactcgtgggaaactattggagctagGCGGGACGTTATATCACATCCCCCCATACATAACTGATCTGGTACTATTTGATTACCATCTATTTCGAAGTTAATAAATCTTCAATCGAACCTAGTTCAGTTTTCTTCTGAAATTTTATGAGATATCTATGCAAGAAAGTTTTGATTACGAAAACTAccattgaattaaattaaaacatttaccAAAAGACAATTTCCTGGACAAGATGGACTCCGCAATGAAGTATTGAATTATGGTGGTCAACATCTCACACAAGAATCTACAAATCTCAATGTAATTGATTAAAAacctaaattgaaaaatcaataattaaaatatctgCCTTCAACTCTCCTATTTATATGTTTCTCGCTCttcctttttgtctttttcttcattctcaataactttttcggtattttttaattattcattcgAAAGACTTCAAATCACGTAAAAGAGAATAATCATATCTTTGAGACTATTAGATCGATAAACGAATTTGAAAATCATTAGAGATTATACGCAAGGTTAATTTCAAGTATCGAGTTTAGAATTATCAGAAACAACGATAATCAAAGTCCTTCTTTTTTTACTTGTGAATCAGTTAAATATCAACCATGAATGAATTATATTTGCTAGTATGCTTTCTAATTAGTTGTAAGTAAACCAAttccaatgttttttttttcataattttccatttccataaaaagataatttctaTGGTTAATATTACACAATATAGATCTGATTTTGTTAAATGGTGAAGTCGTTAATAACTATTTTAGACGACGTCATCTAAAAGtttttcgttctgtattcatttacacaccgaaagttgcgtttcgAGTGTTCcgtgtagtgaaagtgacagttccgtactgcaaaacactttcgggacgctctggagtacaCAACTTTAATTTCCTTAAATGTCACTCTAGCCTCTTcaatattgacagttgacagtttcacttcgatgattttccATAACCttaaattctctattatttattttctttcctcagtgtaattgaaaaagatatttctttcagaatttttagtttttgtttttatttgcgTCTTATAactcattattttatatgataataCCAACTATTAAACAACATATTTCTCAAAGGAAAATACATTCTTAACGTTGGCAGTCATGTAGTATCAAAATCAAGTGTTGTCAGATTTACTGTATTGTATCAAAACCTATTTTCATAGCGTGTGTTTGCTGGAATTGGCAAGAACCTTCTCCAGATATAATTCCAGTACCTGGAGGACTATCCGGTGATGCTGTAACTACACGTTACTGGGACTGCTGCGGGGTGTCTTGTAGCTGGGACGAAATCGTCGATACAAAAAACGGTCTACCTGTCAGATCGTGTGAAATAGACGGAATCACTAATAGTACTAGTGAAAATAACGCGCAATCTAATTGTCATACAGAAAATGGAAAAGCTTATACTTGCAGCAACCAAATTCcatttataattaattcaacGTTATCCTACGGTTTTACAGCTGTCTCTTTTATTGGTACGTACAGATATCTACCAATTCATTTCGTATTTGATCACGAATCTCGTTTTAGGTGGTACTGATTATTACCACTGCTGCTCCTGCTACCTTTTGAGTTTCAAAGGGCAACTACAAGGTAAACAGATGCTGGTACAAGCAATCAACACCGGTAGTGACTTGTATTCGAATCAGTTTGATCTTCAAATTCCCGGTGGGGGAGTTGGATTATATAACGGCTGCTCGCGGCAATGGAACGCTCCTGAAGATGGTTGGGGTGATAGATATGGAGGTGTTCATACGTTAGAAGAATGTAACCAGTTACCCCAGCAGTTACAAGAAGGTTGTAGATGGAGGTTTGAATTTATGGAAGGAGTACCAAATCCAAACGTTACGTTTTATGAAGTTAAATGCCCTTTGGAATTGATCGCGATCACAAATTGTGGAGATATAGATTGATTCTGatgaaaaatgtgtttgtattagatatataaataattattataataaaagaaattacaatTCTCCTAGTTCTTTTTGGTAATTCCcccatttttcttaatattctcACTACTTCTTGACAAAAAACGAGAATTTATGAATCAGTATGATCATCAATGGTTGCTAATGGTCGAATACCACTTTCTGAGGAAAATTCTACAGTCTGGAAccaaattctttgaaaaaatattttttttttcaagagcTGGATACTATGTTCTATCTAAAAAAAATCGTGGTATTTCcattatctaattttttgacattgaatatttttttatcttcgaAAATATCGATCAGATATATAAATATGACCGTGCTTATCGAAATGCATAACTTATCTACAACGTTGCTATGGAGAGACTAATTTTTCTATCACTCCTAATCCAAAgtaagtatttacaaaaaaatttattttataagtagTCGAAattcatcatcatcttcaacCACTGAAGATCCTCGTACTgcgtttatttttattcttctttttgttatttgctTTCTACATTTctacaaattaaaataacaaatttcttcaACTGTATCTTCTGCAAGGTTAATTGTTTCTTCTCAATCGAATATCATAGACTAAATGTTTGTATGAGTGTACACTGAAAGTGGTTTTTTCCTGAGCGAACGTGCAGAAAAGAACGCATTTCTGGAGGAGGGAGATATGGAAAGAGGAACTCAACTCCTGACTGTAGAAGATAGTAGATTGCATGAATTGGTAAACGTTTGCCGAAACGCCTTATCACAGAGAATCATGGAACGTTTACTAAAGCGACAATACGCCCTCAAATGACCCACCACTTGACCTTGGACCAACGAAAATGAGTCGCGGGTGAAACATTTAGAGTTACAGAATGATTACTGATGACTTGAGCATTCCTCAAACTCAAGCTTTTGATATCGGGATAGAAAACTTATCCACGAAGTAAGTGTGCGCGAAGCTGGTATCGCGAGTGTTGACCGAGGTGGAAAAGGCCAAGCGGAAAGCGATCTGCCAGGATCTTCTTGGCTCCACCAGGGAATAAACTCGATGCTAAAATCAACGCAGGATCTGAATAGCGTTCCGGTCGTTGACAGAAGGTTGTACAAGCACTTTAGCTTGGTTTAAATGTACAAATAATCATAAGTAACGCCATCTAGATGACTCAACTAGAACTGAAGAAAAGTTTCGTTTGTATTCCAAGGAAGCTATGACGATTCTGAAACGGAAATTAAAGAGGAAGTCGATGATTGTGATATTAGAAAggattcttttttcaaatagtgtacatatcaaatattatattcaactgatgtttattataatgaagatTTTGATGGTTTTAGTTACGATATGTCATAATTTCGAACGAGTACCTGGAGGATTAAGCGGTGAAACAGTAATAACAGGCTACTGGGATTGCAATGTAGTATCTTGTAGTTGGTCAGCTTATATCCATACTAAAAACGGTCTACCGGTTAGAGCTTGTTACAAAGATGGCGTTACTTATAGAGAACCCACTACTGAAGGTTCCTATACCTGTAACAATCAACAACCTTTCGTGATTAATTCAACGCTAGCTTATGGATATACCGCTGTATCTTTTAAAGGTGAGTGTGTTGATCTTCTAGTGCTCAAAGTGAGATATTTCTTTTTACGTTCAGGTGGTGCTGATTTCGACCACTGCTGCTCTTGTTACCTCCTGAACTTCAAGGGTGAATTAGAAGGCAAACGGATGGTTTTACAAGCTACTAACACCGGTTCAGATCTTAAAGAAAATTCTTTCGATTTACAAATCCCTGGTTGCGGTGTCGGTCTCTATAATTCTTGTACGAGTCAATGGGATGCTCCAGAAGACGGATGGGGTGATAGATACGGCGGTGTTCACTCGGAGGAAGAATGTAATCAGCTGCCTACACAATTGCAAGAAGGTTGCAAGTTTAGATTCACTTGGATGGAGGGAGTCCCGAATCCGGCAGCGACGTTCGAGGAAGTTAAATGTCCAGCGGAGTTGATCGATAGGAGTAATTGCGgggatttataaataatacagttataaatttgaataaatgctttcattgataaaattttagtacTATACATAGTTCCTCCTGCTCGCTATCCCGAAAAAGAATGAAAGGGGTGCCGTAAAACAATGTAGAATGTAGAGAGATGTAGGtttattggtttttcctaaaatgTGTACTAGATACATCGTAGAGGATTAAGTTAATTGTATGCTATTAGAACATCGAGTTTATAAAAGAAAGGTAACTTGGAATTCCAAAAAGAAGACATAAAGTAATTCCTGGAATCGAAAGATTATAGTTTTATTGAAGAAGTTGTTTggggaaaataaattatgtattttaaaatgcaCAATACGTGGTCGTCACCTAATTTGCATAGtctacataaataattttgaaaataaactgactgtttatcattattataattgGTCGTGGAAAAAACAGTGTATATAACTCGCATTTAGTGGAAATTAGGATAATTGTATTCATTACGACTTTGGTTATAGGTcgcacaatattttttattcattaatttcattattaacgaggtaaataatttttctataccattttgaaaaatcgatttgtcattaacctaaaaataagcttcagtttcgGCAATAACTTCTCCATTGGCGTATCGAGCATCTTGAGGTCTGAAAACAGTAGGTAGAGGGTAAATCTGGGGAATACGGTGGATGCAAGAGCAATATAAAGCCCaataatgatatatttgtttGTGAAGGTTAGATCTAACTGATAATCATATGGATTTAATACTATTAGTGACATCTATGTGTCAGGGTACGAATTTTTAAGTCCACCTAATAATTtcccaaaataatttttcgttttagttAATTCAGAAGtcaaatttttgtgttaaaatCTTCATTATCTTCGAGTCGTTGTACAAATAAAGTCCGATGGCTGTTGGCTGAAactaaatttcaaacttttcgGATTAGAGTTGCAGAGaagtttcaatatattttgatggGAGTTAGTTATCCCTTCTaagtagaaataaaatgaaaagggTTATACCAAGGgttgataatatttaatgtacaatgtttattaattaatgtGTGAATTAAAGACTAGTGAATACTTTTAGAATTTTAAGAATTAAATCTTCTTTCTGTTTTCAatacataaattcaaataattgttaCTGTTAGAGATAAATGGGTTTTGGAAAGGAACGGGAGAGTGTTTCTCACTGATAAATGCCTCGGGATCTTATCTCATTCCTGAAACGAAAACGTTTCAGTATCGAATACTTTTTACCCTTTGGATAAATTTTCAAGATTGTAGTTCATCGATCTTTCTGAAATAATGGTTTCTCCCCATTTAACTAATGACATTTTTTAGGTTTCCaaataataatactaattttACATCATCAAAGATATCgatatcaagttttttgataaaatgaaaaattcatttccatttttttctgcAAACACTTCCTATCATTTGGTTGTATATgaatatacaatacaatttttatatttatttgaggttaggtttgtatatcatcacaaaataaaaaaaaacaaaatcccTATGCTTCATTAACTTCACGAAAGCATTTGACTGTGTTGAACTGGAAACATGGGACAAGGAAACTCGCTTAGTTTCATGTTTTTCTACATAGAAATGGATGCTTTGGAATTGACATAACCAATTATGGAGTAGAAGACGACTTGTCAGAGCAAATAAAGTCACGGGATGTCTTCACAACGTAGTATAGCGAAGCAAACACCTAAGACAAGAAAAAGAAGCgggaatttacaaaataacaatcagATCTATACATTAGAAGCACGATTATAAACGAAAcaacttatttttcaataaattatcataatttatgataatttccttcaaaatgtctctttatggctaACAAACCGTTAAGtaaaacgatctaaaaatctacatatctgcTAAACCATAAAGCGAGTTAAATGAAGATTGTTTGTCCGTCCTTGTAAAAGTTTGTTAactatttagaattatttatcatttcgTCAAATActctacatggacatacgtaatcatcattcataaaaaattcataatgttcgaatgtataatttagaaaatatacttaaatataagtttcgTAGCTTTGAACGCCTATAAGTCAGAAACTAGGGGtcgtattaaataatttttatgttattttgacGTCCCCATTTTCTTACAGGAATACTCTGTATATTgcttttacaaaataataattttgattttatattcatttcaagccttaatataataatatacatttgaaaatagagatgaaagtgaaaaatattatatcctATTAACTGCGCCAGTTGAATAACATAATGTTTTCAACTTGACTTTCAGAAATCTCGAGAAATAGTTGATAGTTTTGCAATAAAATAATGCTCTagaaatgtttctaaatctcAAAATTcgttttctaaaatatttaattttcatcaaGTTTTCTGAGTTCCCCTTAAAGATTCAGAAACATTCAGTCTATCAAACATACCATCATTTTGGATCTATATATCGATGAATAGTTAATCTattaaccaaaatatatttcataatattagtTAAATATGCTGTATATCGCTAAAGAAGAAATGGAACTtatcgttttattttaatttgcgCTTTCTAAACTTGTAgttaaaatttatcttattGCTTATGAAATACCCCGTATAATTCTGAATTATATACAcaagtatataaaaatgttactatttgatatattaatattacGAGTATATCGTAAGacatattttagt belongs to Diorhabda carinulata isolate Delta chromosome X, icDioCari1.1, whole genome shotgun sequence and includes:
- the LOC130902045 gene encoding endoglucanase-like, which gives rise to MNELYLLVCFLISSCVCWNWQEPSPDIIPVPGGLSGDAVTTRYWDCCGVSCSWDEIVDTKNGLPVRSCEIDGITNSTSENNAQSNCHTENGKAYTCSNQIPFIINSTLSYGFTAVSFIGGTDYYHCCSCYLLSFKGQLQGKQMLVQAINTGSDLYSNQFDLQIPGGGVGLYNGCSRQWNAPEDGWGDRYGGVHTLEECNQLPQQLQEGCRWRFEFMEGVPNPNVTFYEVKCPLELIAITNCGDID
- the LOC130902046 gene encoding endoglucanase-like: MERLIFLSLLIQITICHNFERVPGGLSGETVITGYWDCNVVSCSWSAYIHTKNGLPVRACYKDGVTYREPTTEGSYTCNNQQPFVINSTLAYGYTAVSFKGGADFDHCCSCYLLNFKGELEGKRMVLQATNTGSDLKENSFDLQIPGCGVGLYNSCTSQWDAPEDGWGDRYGGVHSEEECNQLPTQLQEGCKFRFTWMEGVPNPAATFEEVKCPAELIDRSNCGDL